Proteins from a single region of Actinomycetota bacterium:
- a CDS encoding alpha/beta hydrolase: MADRPLAVLVHGVTSSSRTWWRVGPALAGRGFRVVAVDLRGHGASPRTVAGLALADLAADVAETVEGPVELLVGHSLGALVSLELVGRRPGFARRLVLEDPPGSSSIDWAGLAAGIEADTRRAVTNPDGLHRELEAANPAWPGGEAERRVADLADCDGQAIAAALRRGVPFDLPALLAAARLPVLMLLADEALGSNLTGLDRKAAVEALGGGATRVLPAGHSVHREALDPWLAAVDAWLAAQP; the protein is encoded by the coding sequence GTGGCCGACCGGCCCCTGGCCGTGCTGGTCCACGGGGTGACGTCGTCGTCGAGGACCTGGTGGCGGGTGGGTCCGGCCCTGGCCGGGCGGGGGTTCCGGGTGGTGGCCGTCGACCTGCGGGGGCACGGGGCGAGCCCGCGGACGGTGGCCGGGCTGGCCCTCGCCGACCTGGCCGCCGACGTCGCCGAGACGGTCGAGGGGCCGGTGGAGCTGCTGGTCGGCCACTCGCTGGGGGCGCTGGTGTCCCTGGAGCTGGTGGGCCGGCGGCCCGGGTTCGCGCGCCGGCTGGTGCTGGAGGACCCGCCCGGGTCGAGCTCGATCGACTGGGCCGGCCTGGCCGCCGGGATCGAGGCCGACACCCGACGGGCCGTCACCAACCCGGACGGGCTCCACCGCGAGCTGGAGGCCGCCAACCCCGCCTGGCCCGGCGGCGAGGCCGAGCGCCGGGTCGCCGACCTGGCCGACTGCGACGGCCAGGCGATCGCCGCCGCCCTCCGCCGGGGCGTCCCCTTCGACCTGCCCGCCCTGCTCGCCGCCGCCCGGCTCCCGGTCCTCATGCTCCTGGCCGACGAGGCCCTCGGCTCCAACCTGACCGGCCTCGACCGCAAGGCCGCCGTCGAAGCCCTCGGCGGCGGCGCCACCCGGGTCCTGCCCGCCGGCCACAGCGTCCACCGCGAGGCCCTCGACCCCTGGCTGGCCGCCGTCGACGCCTGGCTGGCGGCCCAGCCCTAG
- a CDS encoding TldD/PmbA family protein gives MTIELDAVVERLAAEAAGGEGIEAYAELTTETSVTAFQGEVERLTSASSSGVGVRVVSDGRLGYAYTADLSDGGLRECLAEARANLEVSGEDPGNVLPEAAAYEALDGLFDTRLAEADPARKVTLALDLEARTRAADPKVTQVESARYGDVVGEVAVASSLGVKGSFAVTHAWCVSVALATEDGQSQVGYAVDAARSLDDLDPGPVAREAADRAVRMLGAVKPPTRTVPVVFDRMVAPSLLGVLLAGLSAEEVQKRRSLFADRLGQRVGAAGLRLVDDGRLVAGPGAAPFDGEGVPTRRTVLIDDGVLACFLHNTATAARDGGGAGSTGNARRGSFKSTPGVSAHNLFLEPGELDQAGLLARAGEGLLVQDVSGVHSGANPITGDFSVGVSGLLIRDGQLAEPVREATVAAHLLDILKGIDAVGSDLRFTTGSIGGSSLLIGEMTVAGA, from the coding sequence ATGACCATCGAGCTTGACGCGGTCGTGGAGCGGCTGGCCGCCGAGGCCGCCGGCGGTGAGGGGATCGAGGCCTACGCCGAGCTGACCACCGAGACCTCGGTCACCGCCTTCCAGGGCGAGGTCGAGCGGCTCACCTCGGCCTCCTCCAGCGGGGTCGGGGTCCGGGTGGTCTCCGACGGCCGCCTCGGCTACGCCTACACGGCCGACCTGAGCGACGGCGGCCTGCGCGAGTGCCTGGCCGAGGCCAGGGCCAACCTGGAGGTGTCCGGGGAGGACCCGGGCAACGTGCTGCCCGAGGCGGCCGCCTACGAGGCCCTTGACGGCCTGTTCGACACCCGCCTGGCCGAGGCCGACCCCGCGCGCAAGGTCACCCTGGCCCTCGACCTGGAGGCCCGCACCCGGGCCGCCGACCCCAAGGTCACCCAGGTCGAGTCGGCCCGCTACGGCGACGTGGTCGGCGAGGTCGCCGTCGCCTCGTCACTGGGGGTCAAGGGCTCGTTCGCGGTCACCCACGCCTGGTGCGTCTCGGTCGCCCTGGCCACCGAGGACGGCCAGAGCCAGGTCGGCTACGCCGTCGACGCCGCCCGCTCCCTCGACGACCTCGACCCGGGCCCGGTGGCCCGCGAGGCCGCCGACCGGGCCGTGCGCATGCTGGGGGCGGTCAAGCCGCCGACCCGGACGGTGCCGGTGGTGTTCGACCGGATGGTCGCCCCGAGCCTGCTCGGAGTGCTGCTGGCCGGCCTGTCGGCCGAGGAGGTGCAGAAGCGCCGCAGCCTGTTCGCCGACCGCCTCGGCCAGCGGGTCGGCGCGGCCGGGCTGCGGCTGGTCGACGACGGCCGCCTGGTCGCCGGGCCGGGCGCGGCCCCGTTCGACGGCGAGGGCGTCCCCACCCGGCGCACGGTGCTGATCGACGACGGCGTGCTCGCCTGCTTCCTGCACAACACCGCCACCGCGGCCCGCGACGGCGGCGGGGCCGGCTCCACCGGCAACGCCCGCCGGGGCTCGTTCAAGAGCACCCCGGGGGTCTCGGCCCACAACCTGTTCCTGGAGCCGGGCGAGCTCGACCAGGCCGGGCTGCTGGCCCGGGCCGGCGAGGGCCTGCTCGTCCAGGACGTGTCCGGGGTCCACTCGGGCGCCAACCCGATCACCGGCGACTTCTCCGTCGGGGTCAGCGGCCTCCTGATCCGCGACGGCCAGCTGGCCGAGCCGGTCCGGGAGGCGACCGTCGCCGCCCACCTCCTCGACATCCTCAAGGGCATCGACGCCGTCGGCTCCGACCTCCGCTTCACCACCGGCTCCATCGGCGGCTCCAGCCTCCTCATCGGCGAGATGACCGTCGCCGGCGCCTGA